One genomic window of Conger conger chromosome 7, fConCon1.1, whole genome shotgun sequence includes the following:
- the si:ch211-167j9.5 gene encoding fibroblast growth factor receptor homolog 1: MSHNINSTETPKPDGSHINYTLISISAFSVVVMALLLLLWLVKYRSLIRTIRDLKGEQRLQNIPPPDIPASVDTVTITLGQTTPSDSPMQRQKSKSGSRSLWRPSQSGPRFTKADLSLMQLIKAGKEGVFYKAKLTRGTCKGHSIFTCKITKEGVTAKRVETEVSIMRKLGHHKNVLQLLDWNSTEDPYVLILEYVSCGTLRSFLQSHRDRLSSDSELQNLFTMAAYHIALAMDHLRSKMVVHCDLALRNIMVNSFPREVKVAEFGLARDLTRMRSRRSSRKKRRGERVPLRWYPPEYFRNNYYSFKGDVWAFGIVLWEMQTFGTLPYPNLESSEEVIYHICAGQRNPDPENCRPEILQVMRDCWLDPYTLRPSFVDIVRILEIILENDLDYVDVDNQRPLIAGQPNN; this comes from the exons ATGTCACACAACATAAATTCCACAGAAACCCCGAAGCCAG ATGGCTCGCACATTAACTACACCCTCATCAGCATCTCAGCATTCAGTGTGGTGGTCATGGCTCTGCTCCTACTGCTCTGGCTGGTGAA ATATCGCTCGCTGATCCGCACCATTCGTGACCTGAAGGGGGAGCAGCGGTTGCAGAACATTCCTCCACCAGACATCCCGGCCTCAGTGGACACGGTCACAATCACCCTGGGGCAGACCACCCCCTCCGACAGTCCAATGCAGAGACAGAAGTCCAAGTCGGGCTCCAGGTCACTATGGAGACCTTCCCAATCG ggtCCCCGCTTCACAAAGGCTGACTTGAGCCTAATGCAGCTCATCAAAGCAGGGAAGGAGGGTGTCTTCTACAAGGCAAAGTTGACAAGAGGAACCTGCAAAGGCCACTCAATATTCACCTGCAAGATCACCAAAGAGG GTGTCACTGCTAAACGAGTGGAGACAGAGGTATCCATCATGAGAAAACTGGGACACCATAAGAACGTGCTACAGCTGCTGGACTGGAACTCCACTGAAG ACCCCTACGTGCTGATCCTGGAGTACGTGAGTTGTGGCACCCTGCGGAGCTTCCTGCAGTCGCACCGGGACAGGCTAAGCTCTGACAGTGAGCTGcagaacctcttcaccatggcTGCCTACCACATAGCACTGGCCATGGACCACCTGCGCTCCAAAATG GTGGTGCACTGCGACCTGGCCCTGAGGAACATCATGGTGAACAGCTTCCCCCGGGAGGTGAAGGTGGCCGAGTTTGGCCTGGCCCGAGACCTCACCCGCATGAGGAGCCGACGCAGCAGCCGAAAAAAGCGCCGCGGG GAAAGAGTGCCTCTGCGATGGTACCCTCCagagtatttcagaaacaactactacagtttcaAAGGCGATGTGTGGGCGTTTGGCATAGTGCTCTGGGAGATGCAAACCTTTG GCACCTTGCCCTACCCCAATCTCGAGAGCTCGGAAGAGGTTATCTATCACATCTGCGCTGGACAGAGAAACCCAGACCCTGAAAACTGCAGGCCAGAGAT ACTGCAGGTGATGAGGGATTGCTGGCTGGATCCCTACACCCTCAGGCCCTCCTTTGTGGACATCGTCCGGATCCTGGAGATCATCCTGGAGAATGATTTG